ACAGGTAATAATCGTTTTTCTCAGGGTATATACAGGTTTTTATAGGGCTATTTATTATAGTTGCGGAATCGCTGGAAGACATCCTTATATGTTTCTTAAAAAGTTCCATATATAGAATTTCCACAGTATCCGCATTTACCGTTCACTATTTTAATATTCGAGATACTGTATCCAGTGCGAGTAACAAGAAGATTTTTACATTTATAACATTTTGTTGTGCTGCCATCTTTTACATTTGCATTGCCAATATAGACATAATTAACTGTTTTTGATAGTATTTCTCTTGCTTTTTCAAGTGCAACTATAGAAGTTGGACTGCTTTTCATCTGATATTGAGCAAAATATCTTGAAAGATGAAAGGGTATATCCGGTGAAATATCAGCAACCCAATTTGCCATAGCATTCAGCTCTTCTTCTGTGTCATTTTGTGAAGGAATAAGCAAATTTGTCAGCTCAATATGGCATTTTTCAAAAGATTTTATTATAGTACTTTTGACAGTTTCAACATCACCTTTACAAATATCCCGATAAAACACTTGTTTAAAAGCCTTTAAATCTATGTTCATTGCATCTATATAAGGTAATAATTCCATTAGAGGATCATTGTTTATATAACCGTTGGTTACTAATACATTCTTTAGTCCTGCTTTTCTAGCTTTTTTAGCCGTTTCCAGCACAAACTCAAACCAAATAAAAGGCTCATTATAAGTGTAGGCTACTCCAAAAGATTTTGCATTTAGAGCTGCTTTAATGATTTCATCGCTTGACATTTTTTGTCTGCCTGAATCCGGAGTTTGAGAAATCTCCCAATTCTGACAAAATTGGCAAGCAAGATTACATCCATTTGTACCTGCAGAAAAAATCATAGACCCGGGGAGATAATGATAAAGCGGTTTCTTTTCTATAGGATCTATAGCTGTTGAAGTTACTTCTCCAAATATAGTTGTAACTAACGTTCCGCCAATGTTATTTCTAATTTTACAAAGCCCATTTTCTCCTTCAGAAATAAGGCAATAATGCGGACATAGAAGACAACGTACTTTGTCACCTGATTTTTCCCAATATAGCGCGGTCTTCATTGCCACCCCACCTTTATTAAAGGCAAATTCGAAATTCTAAATCCGAAACTTGAAACAAAACCCGAAAACAACTCTTTTATTACACTTCTTTTTTGAGGTTTGCTATTGTTTCAAATTTTTATTTCGTTCTTCAAATTTGCTTTTACCAGAGCTTTCTTCATAACTAGAATAGGCGCTTTTTTCCCGGTCCAGAACGCCCATGATATTGCACCCTGATAAAGAAGCATCCCAAGTCCGTTGTAAACCCTGGCTCCTGCTCGTTTTGCGGCTTTCATTGTTGATGTAAACCCGGGATTATAAATCATATCATAAAAAATAATATCTTTTCTAAAAGCTTTTGAACCAATTGCAGGTTTATCATTCTTATTTAATCCTAAGGAAGTTGCATTTATTATCAAATCTGAAGTAAGGGAAAACCTTTTTATGCATTTTTCTTCAAGCGGGACCGAAATAGCCTCTGTTTTTGGCGCATAAGTATTTATAAGTTTTATTGCTTGCAAAGATTTCTTTTTTGTCCTATTTGCAACGATTACACGATTCGCACCTTTGACTGCAAGATAAACTGCAACTGATCTTCCGGCTCCTCCGGCTCCTAGAATGATTATATTTTTCCCCTTAATATTAAATCCCGCATCATGTTTTAGACTTTGAAACAAACCTTCACCGTCTGTGCTGGTACCGTAGAGTTTCCCGTTTTTTACCTTTATCGTATTAACGGATCTTGACATTTTCGCACTACTCGTTAGAAAATCTACAGAACGATAAGCTGTTTGTTTGAGAGGAACCGTTATGTTAACCCCTTTAAATCCCAGTTTAGGCAGCAATATAATAAGTCCGGCACATTCTTTTGGTTTTACTTCAAAGGGCAGGTAGATATAATTCAGCCCCGATGCTTTAAAAGCAGCATTATGCATAATCGGAGAGAGCGTATGCTTGATCGGACAACCAAAAACCCCCGTAAGTTTAATTTTGTTTTTCAACATTTTCTGAGTCTGCCTCATTATTAATGTCTCCCACAATTTCTTCCAATACATCCTCTAATGTTATCATTCCTGTTATGAGACCTTCATTATTTTTAACTATTGCCATATGGATTTTCCCGTTTTTAAATTGTGCAAGAAGGTCAGCTATTTTCTTATTTTCATTTACAAAATAAGGATCTCTCATAAGATCCTGCAGCACAAAAAGTTTTTTATTTATCCATAGATTAACCAGAT
The window above is part of the Candidatus Firestonebacteria bacterium RIFOXYD2_FULL_39_29 genome. Proteins encoded here:
- a CDS encoding AmmeMemoRadiSam system radical SAM enzyme, whose amino-acid sequence is MKTALYWEKSGDKVRCLLCPHYCLISEGENGLCKIRNNIGGTLVTTIFGEVTSTAIDPIEKKPLYHYLPGSMIFSAGTNGCNLACQFCQNWEISQTPDSGRQKMSSDEIIKAALNAKSFGVAYTYNEPFIWFEFVLETAKKARKAGLKNVLVTNGYINNDPLMELLPYIDAMNIDLKAFKQVFYRDICKGDVETVKSTIIKSFEKCHIELTNLLIPSQNDTEEELNAMANWVADISPDIPFHLSRYFAQYQMKSSPTSIVALEKAREILSKTVNYVYIGNANVKDGSTTKCYKCKNLLVTRTGYSISNIKIVNGKCGYCGNSIYGTF
- a CDS encoding shikimate dehydrogenase gives rise to the protein MLKNKIKLTGVFGCPIKHTLSPIMHNAAFKASGLNYIYLPFEVKPKECAGLIILLPKLGFKGVNITVPLKQTAYRSVDFLTSSAKMSRSVNTIKVKNGKLYGTSTDGEGLFQSLKHDAGFNIKGKNIIILGAGGAGRSVAVYLAVKGANRVIVANRTKKKSLQAIKLINTYAPKTEAISVPLEEKCIKRFSLTSDLIINATSLGLNKNDKPAIGSKAFRKDIIFYDMIYNPGFTSTMKAAKRAGARVYNGLGMLLYQGAISWAFWTGKKAPILVMKKALVKANLKNEIKI